A single window of Echinimonas agarilytica DNA harbors:
- the epmA gene encoding elongation factor P--(R)-beta-lysine ligase: MWQPDANLDMLRARAALLRCIRNFFAERNVLEVETPALSQASVTDPHLHTFQTQFASPESSDEQSLYLMTSPEFHMKRLLCSGSGCIYQIGKAFRNEEQGRFHNPEFTMLEWYRVGFDHHQLMDDMEALLVLILECGQCDRITYQQAFMQTLDVDPLSASLTELAQSAPDSCTDLAAIETDRDTLLQLLFSMGVEPHIGLHSPVFVYDFPASQAALARINQQDKRVADRFEVYFKGIELANGFYELADAAEQLQRFRVDNQTRVGMGLAEAPIDGLFLQALEKGLPDCSGVALGIDRLLMLQQSKQSIAEVMAFSVQRA, translated from the coding sequence ATGTGGCAACCTGATGCAAACTTAGACATGTTGCGCGCACGCGCGGCGTTATTGCGATGTATCAGGAACTTCTTTGCCGAGCGCAATGTGTTAGAGGTTGAAACACCTGCATTGTCGCAAGCATCGGTTACGGACCCTCATCTTCATACCTTTCAAACCCAATTTGCATCGCCTGAGTCAAGCGATGAACAGTCTCTGTATTTGATGACGTCCCCTGAGTTCCATATGAAGCGTTTGTTGTGCTCTGGCAGTGGCTGTATTTATCAGATTGGAAAAGCGTTTCGTAACGAAGAGCAAGGGCGCTTTCATAATCCAGAATTTACCATGCTCGAGTGGTATCGAGTGGGTTTTGATCATCACCAATTAATGGATGATATGGAAGCGCTATTGGTGCTGATTTTAGAATGTGGCCAGTGTGACCGAATCACCTACCAGCAAGCATTTATGCAAACGCTCGACGTTGACCCTCTCAGTGCTAGTTTGACGGAACTAGCGCAGTCAGCGCCAGATTCTTGCACCGATCTAGCCGCTATTGAAACCGACCGAGACACCTTGCTGCAACTCCTATTTAGTATGGGCGTAGAGCCACATATCGGCCTGCATAGCCCCGTATTTGTCTATGATTTTCCGGCTTCTCAGGCGGCACTCGCGCGCATTAATCAACAGGATAAGCGAGTAGCCGACAGATTTGAGGTCTATTTTAAAGGCATTGAGCTGGCCAATGGTTTTTATGAATTGGCCGATGCGGCTGAGCAGCTCCAACGTTTCCGTGTAGATAACCAAACCCGCGTGGGCATGGGGTTGGCAGAAGCTCCAATTGACGGGCTGTTTTTACAAGCGTTGGAAAAAGGGCTGCCTGACTGTTCAGGTGTTGCCTTAGGTATCGACCGACTGCTGATGTTACAGCAGTCAAAACAGAGCATTGCTGAAGTGATGGCTTTTTCAGTCCAGCGGGCTTAA